In Rhinolophus sinicus isolate RSC01 chromosome X, ASM3656204v1, whole genome shotgun sequence, a single genomic region encodes these proteins:
- the LAGE3 gene encoding EKC/KEOPS complex subunit LAGE3: MQRAADAGCTGAEGPGGPGGPGSASTAAPASGGAPRVLRAQHGPEPGGDAASTARRPGNPLHIFALSVPFPSPLEADIACGSLAPDAEPHPGAVRKEFTVSGSVLAVRWRADDSRLLRMSIINFLDQLSLVMRTMQRFGPPLSR; the protein is encoded by the exons ATGCAGCGGGCAGCAGACGCAGGCTGCACCGGAGCGGAAGGCCCGGGAGGCCCGGGAGGCCCGGGCAGTGCGAGCACGGCGGCCCCAGCGTCTGGCGGAGCTCCTCGTGTCCTGCGAGCACAGCATGGCCCAGAGCCGGGCGGAGATGCAGCGTCCACGGCCAGAAGACCGGGAAACCCACTACATATATT CGCCCTCAGTGTGCCTTTCCCGTCCCCCTTGGAGGCTGACATCGCCTGTGGGTCTCTGGCCCCAGATGCGGAACCCCACCCAGGGGCGGTTCGGAAGGAGTTCACAGTGAGCGGCAGCGTCCTAGCGGT CCGCTGGAGAGCTGATGATTCTCGCCTCCTCCGAATGTCCATCATCAACTTTCTTGACCAGCTTTCCCTGGTGATGCGGACCATGCAGCGCTTTGGGCCCCCTCTTTCCCGCTAA